ACCGGATCGGCGCCATGCGGGTATTAAAAGCGAAGCTGTATGAGCTGGAACAGCAAAAGAAAGACGCTGCGTTTCAAAATATTGTTGGGGAAAAGAAAGATATCGCCTGGGGAAGCCAAATCCGTTCGTATGTGTTCCAACCGTATCAAATGGTCAAGGATCACCGGACCAACTACGAATCAGGCAATGTCGCCGCGGTCATGGATGGAGCGTTGGACCCTTTTATTGAAGCGTATTTAACCATGAAGGCCTCGAAGGCTTCCCATATGCCGGCCCATTAACACGCATCCACATTCGATGCTCGACCTTCATGATTCATCATTGTCATATTTGTGTTTCATGTGCTGACCGGACGACCATCGAGATATTCACCTCTATGAATCCAGTAGAAACATGTATGTTATGGAAGAATTGAACGAACAACAACAACAACGGCTGGAAAAGCTCCACGCGCTTCAGAATGGAGGCCTTCATCCCTTTGGTACACGTTTTTCCACCACCCACACGCTTGAGACTATTCTTCAGTTGTATACGGCCTCAACCAAAGAAGAGCTTGAAGGCACACCGATTTCGTGCACGGTAGCCGGACGCATTGTGGCCATGCGCCGCTTTGGAAAGGCCGCTTTTGCGGCCCTACAGGAAGAAGGCCATCGTCTCCAGGTTTACCTCAAGAAGGATCTGCTTGGGGATCAGTCCTATGAACTTTCGCAGTCGTTTGATTTAGGGGATTGGATCGGAGTCGAAGGCCGGTTATTTCGCACCAAAACCGACGAACTCACAGTAGAAGTCCATCGCCTCACCTTTCTCACAAAGGGGTTACGGCCTCTTCCGGAAAAATGGCACGGGCTTACCGACATTGAAACCCGGTATCGGCAACGGTATGTGGATTTGATTGCCAATCCATCGGTGCACCAGGTCTTCCGCACACGCAGTCGAATCATTAATATCATTCGTTCGTTTCTCACGGAACGAGAATACCTCGAAGTGGAAACGCCGATGATGCATTCCATCCCTGGAGGAGCCACAGCACGCCCGTTTGTGACCCATCACAACACCCTCGATGTAGACTTATATTTGCGCGTGGCACCGGAATTATACCTCAAGCGCCTCATTGTCGGAGGTTTCCGGCGCGTTTTTGAAATTAACCGCAATTTCCGCAATGAAGGCATTTCCACCATTCACAATCCTGAATTTACCATGTTGGAATTTTATCAGGCCTATGCGGATTATCATGATCTGATGGACCTGACCGAACAGTTGTTTCACACCTTGAGCCTGGAAGTATGCGGAGACCCAACGGTGGCCTACCAGGGCCAAAACATTTCTCTCGCGCCACCCTGGCGTCGAGTGCCGTATCTGGATTCGATTGTAGAGGTCAACCAGTTGGATCCTGAAATCCTGTCGGATCAGAAGAAAGCCGTGGACGCGGCAAAACGGTTAGGTGTTGATTGTGCACCGCAAGCCAGCCATGTCGACATCCTCGTCAATCTCTTTGAAGCCACCGTCGAGCCAACATTGATTCAACCAACCTTCATCACCGATTTCCCTATCGAAATTTCCCCGTTGGCCAGGAAAAAAGAAGCCAACCCGGCCCTGACCGACCGATTTGAACTCTTTATTGGTGGGCGGGAATTAGCGAATGGATTTTCGGAGTTAAATGATCCCTTGGACCAGCGACAACGGTTTGAGGCCCAAGTGGCGTTGCGGGATGCGGGAGACGACGAAGCCCATTATCTGGATGAAGACTTTATTCGAGCCCTCGAATATGGCATGCCTCCCACAGCGGGAGAAGGGATTGGGATTGATCGACTCGTCATGCTATTCACCAATCAGGCCTCGATTCGCGATGTCATCCTTTTCCCCCAACTTCGACCGGATCGGCCTTTGTGACCCTCCCATATGAGATATTAGTCGGACTGCGGTATCTTCGGGCCAAACGTCGGCAGCGAACGATTTCGCTGAACACGTTTATCTCCATCACCGGGATTACGCTTGGTGTCGCAGCACTCATTGGCACGCTTGGCATCATGACCGGCTTTAAGGAGGATCTCCAGTCGAAAATCCTTGGCACGACTGCGCATGTGATCGTCCAGGAACGTGGTAGCAATGACATGAAAGGGTATGCGGACCTGGTCGATCAGATTGAAGCCGTTCCCGATGTGATAGCCGCTGCCCCGTTTATTTTTAAACAAGTGCTCGTCACCTCCAAAACAGCCGTGCAAGGGATCATCCTCCGGGGCATTCAGCCCTCGCAGGAAATACGCGTGACCGATTTAGAAACCAACATGAAATTTGGGGATTTGGCTGACCTGACTCGCCCTTTTACTCCATCGACATCTCCTGATTCCGGTCGGGACACGCCTTCATCCACCAACCCACCCGGAATTATTTTGGGGAAGGAATTGGCCTTTCGGCTTGGCGTGTTTATCGGCGATACCATCAACGTCGTCTCACCTGTCGGTCCCATGACTTCGTTGACCATGACACCGAAAATTCGCCCCTACACCGTGGTCGGCGTGTTCGAATCCGGCATGTTCGAATATGATTCTTCGTTAGCATATATCAGCCTGGACGAAGCCCAGAAATTTTTTAATCTCGGTGAGACGGTCACCGGGATTCAGGTCAAGGTCAACGACGTATTTTTGGCCCAGCAGATTGCTCAACGACTAGAAGCCACACTCGGCCATATCTTTATCGCCCGTGATTGGATGCAGTTAAATCGAAATTTGTTTTCGGCATTGAAACTCGAAAAGACCATGATGTTTCTACTGCTAGTCTTGATTACCCTGGTCGCCTCGTTCAATATCGTGGGAACCTTGACGATGATTGTCAACGAAAAGCAACGGGAAATTGCCATCCTCAAAGCCATGGGCGCCACGCCAGGAGCGATCATGCGGATTTTCATGTTAAACGGGTTGGTAATCGGAATCGTGGGAACGGGCATTGGGGTCCCCCTGGGCTATACCTTTTTGTGGCTCATTCAGAACTATTGGACCTTCGACGCCTCCGTCTATTACATCTCCCGCATTCCCGTGCACATTCTGCCATTAGACGTGCTGTTAGTAGCCACTTCGGCCATCCTGATCAGTTTTGCCGCCACGTTCTACCCTTCATGGCAAGCGGCGAAGTTAGACCCGGTCAGCGCCCTTCGTTATGAATAACCCAATCGACTCAGAGTTCACGCCCCAAGCGCCATTGGTCTCTATCGACAACCTTTGTCGTTCATTTCAGATGGGCAAGCAAACGGTGCATGTCCTCAACGGCATTACCATGACGTTAGCGCGAAAGGAAATGGTGTCGATTGTCGGCGCATCAGGCGCCGGAAAAAGCACTCTGCTCCACATCATGGGGACCTTGGATCGCCCGACAAGTGGAAAAGTATTGTTTGAAGGGAAGAATATGTTCCGGGTAAGCGAAACCGCGCTAGCAGGATTCCGGAATCGATCCATCGGATTTGTCTTTCAATTTCATCACCTTCTTCCAGAGTTCACTGCCTTGGAAAACACCTATCTTCCGGCGCTCATCCAAAAAATTCCCAAACAGCAGGCCGTGGACGCCGCAAAATCTCTCTTATCTGAAGTGGGGCTTTCTCACCGTCTGCACCATAAACCGGGGGAATTATCAGGAGGAGAGCAGCAACGTGTCGCCGTGGCCAGAGCCTTAATCCGGCACCCCGACCTGGTGTTGGCGGATGAACCGACAGGCAATCTGGATACGCATACCGGGGATGAATTATTTGAACTTTTACGAAAACTCAATCACACGCATGGAACAGCCTTCGTGATTGTGACCCACAACGAAAAACTTTCCCTTCAGACCGACCGGCTGATTCAACTACAGGATGGACAAATTATCGAGGATCGCTGTCTGAAGGATAAATCGACCATAACGGACGGGTCGTAAGACAACACCAGAAAAAATGGGGAACTGCATCGCTGTTGATGGAGTTCCCCATTATTAAATAATGTTCTACCCTAAAACCGATATCCTACTTTTTCCACTCTTTCTCCGGTTTCACCCTGGACCGTATCTTAGGCGATCTATGGCCTCACCCGTTTCACCAATTTCTCCCATTACGGAGAAGCCGTAATACGGTCCTTGATCTCATCAAATGTGGCCTTGGGTATAATGTTTTTCGCCACAAGTTCGCCACGGAGCCGGTAAGGCCGGTTTGAAACCACTTCCTCAGCAACCTCCCGAGTTAATCCCAGAGTCAACACCAGATCACTTACTGGCGCCTTATTAATATTGACTAAATCCCCTCCGATTTTTGGCAGGGTTGGGGGCGTCACAATTTTTGGCACCGGTGGTTTGGACGAAACAATCGGGCTGGAATTCACTGACGGAGTCATTTCAGTCTTGGCCATATCAGGCTTCTCCGAGGACTTCATCACCCCGGACGTACTCTCTATGGAAGATTCACGGGTATCCTTTAATTCCTTCTGATAGCGCAACACGGTCTCTTTCAGGGCTTTGTTTTGGGCCTTCACTTTTTGATATTGGTCCACGACCACGCGCAATTTGGACATGAGCTGCTCTTTCTCCTGATCCAATTCCCGCTCACGTGTTTCCAATAAGGTGTGCTCATTTTTTCGTCCTTCTTTAATCCGTTGCACCTCCGTGGTCATCTTCTCCAAATCCGTGGACACTTTTTCGTTCAATCCCTTTAAATTGCGTATTTGTTCTTCAAGGGCTTCCTGATGCATCCGGCTTTTTTCTAACTCGGCCTTGGCCGACTCCATATCCGCCACCGATGCCTCATATTTCGACTTCGAAACCATGCACCCTGGCAATCCCAACAGAAGCACGACCGAAATAACCACCCACCTGTTCATAAGATCCTCCTGGTCCCTGCCAATAGAAAGATTCATCCTTGAAAAACTCTTCCTGCCCCTGTCCGGCTCCTGGGTTTACACCCCTATTTCAGGATTTATGGCATCCTCACGGTTATGTCAAGCCTAGCGGCGCCCTAGCTTGTGAATTCCGCTACGGGACTGTTGAAGAAAGCCGCCAGCGGTGTTCTCGCCATTTTCCCGTCCTTACGGACCGGAAGGACGCTTTGCGGGCAAAAATGACTGCGGCCTTGCTGAACGAACTTTTTTGAACAGCCCCGAGGCCTCTAATCGGCAACGTTCCTGTGATTTATGCCCTTGGAAACTATTATTATTCAACACTCCTCTACTTACGACTTACAAAACATACCATTGAGGACGTCGATCTTTGAGCAAATCGTTATAGGGATTGATTCGTTTGTCCCGGGCTTCCGCCATATCCATCTCGCACAGACCGACCTCTCCGTCTTTGAGGGAAGACCGACACAAAATTTTTCCATTAGGGGCCACAATCTCACTCATGCCAATAAATGGCAAGGCGGGTTTTTCCCCACGCTGTTCACGACCGACTCGATTCGCTGTAATGGCAAACACCCCGTTTTCCAAGCATCTCGTCACCATGGCATCAGGACAATAGGGCAACACTAAATTGCTGGGGTGGCATAAAATATCGGCGCCCTTTATGGCCAGACTTCTTGCGGCTTCAGGGAAAAACCAATCAAAACAGACCAGAAGCCCCACCTTAGCCTTTCCAATATCCCAGACAAGAAATCCCGTATCTCCAGGATCAAACCAGAGGGTTTCCTCAAAAAATAAATGGGTTTTCCGATATCTCCCGATATACCCTTTCGGGCCAATCAACACTGCTGAATTAAATAACCGGTCATGGTCTTGTTCAGCCAACCCGACCACAACATGCAGGTCACGCCCCCGAACGGCCTCCTCCAAGGCTTTAATAGCAGGACCGGAGGGAATGTCTTCAGCCAGCTCCCGGACTTCATCTTTAGAAAGGAATTGATATCCCGAAAATGCTAGTTCGGGAAAAACAAGAAGATGCCCTTCAAAGTTATGGATGGCGTTCAAGATGGTTTCTAGATTACGCTGAACTTCTCCAAACACCGGAGAAAATTGATAATACCCTCCACTGATTCTGGACATCACCACCCCACAAAAAAAAGCGGGCAGAGGTGGCTCTACCCGCTTTTTCTCTCAGATTACGGCTTTATGATTACTTAACCTCTTTCAGATGCATCACTGCGCTTTTTGCATGCTTGGTCCCGACATCGGCATGACCGGCTTTGCCATGCTCTACGGCTTCCATGAGTTCGTGAACCCCTTCATCTAAATGAGGATTCTTCACGTCCTTTTGGGCGCCCTGAGCGTGGGTCAAAGCTTCTTGGGCATGCTCAACCAAGGCATCAGCATGTCCCTGCTCGCCATGTTTCACGGCTCCCTCGGCATGCGCAATGGCCTCAGCCACATGTGGATTGGTTCCTGCAAGGGCGACAGACCCCCACGCCCCCGCAACCAATAACCCTAGAATGGCGAACAGACCAATTCCCCTAATAACCGCTGGCTTTTTCATCCCTGACCTCCTTGAAAAAGTAAATAATTATTGAGCTGAGAGTTTCGAATATCCTCTCATCCCTCACATACAAGATCAAGATGATCTCATTTGATCCTGATTGGTGACCCGATATAACAGCTTCACGTCTTTTTCCGCCGGTGCCGCGAAATCACGTGACCATTCCCACCATGACCCTGGATAGACTTTCACTCGTGGAAATCCGACATATCGCAAGAGACAAAACACCCAGGCCGCCCGCACCCCCCCCAAGCAATATGTCATGATCTCCTGATTGTCCCGTAGCCCGTGATCCTCAAATATTTTCCTGACCTGCTCTGCAGGTTTCACCGTGGCATCCGGTTGTAAAAACCGATTCCACGGGATATTAATGGCAGAGGGAATATGGCCGGCCCGGGGCAACCCATCGATCTCCTTCCCCGCATATTCCTCAACACTTCTGGCATCAAGAATGATGGTATCCGGATGGGGTCCTTTGACCAGTTTTTTCAATCCATCCTTATTCACAATGAGGTCCGGATTGGCCTTGACAGTAAAATCCCCCGGCTTGGGTTGAATCGCTTCATGTTCAAAGGGACGCTGCTCTGCAGTCCACTTGACCCACCCACCGTCCAGAATTCGGACGCTGGAATGTCCCAGATACCTCAACATCCAGAACATGCGTCCCTCATCACCCCAATTATCGAAGGGGTTGCAGTAAACAACCACATCGCTGGACTGGTTAATACCGAGGGCTCGAAGGCGCTGTTCAATTCTCCCAAGGTCAGGATTTAAGACCCCCTTTGCCACGGCTGACGGATCACTGTACTCATGCCATGTGCTATGAACGGCACCCGGAATATGTGAGGAATAGGCCGCACGACCTCGTACATCAAGAATGACCAGGTCTTCGCGGCCCAGGTTTTGGGCAAGTGATTCGGTATCAATGAAAAAATTTTCGGTCACAGTGCTTTCCTTTATGAATGAAGTGAAGATGTATTTGACGGGTGGTGAGGAGTGAGCCCATCGGACGGCGCCATACAGCCTACGCGAAGATCGGGTTCCTGATTCTGTACGACCACAGGCAGGGTTGCATCCAAGGGGAACTCCCGTTCATAGATCGTAAAGACATATGGATCATCAGCCGTTAGACCATACTGATCTCTCAACATCTGATTTTGCCCATCGGTCTGGATATGATACCGAATCCGCGCCTGAACGATCCACCCTTTTTCATTTTCCGGCATTTCATATTCAAAGGCATAGTCCCGGCTGGCAAGGGGCAGCAATCGGTTATCGTATACTTCCACAATCACGGGCTGCCAGAGGATCCAACGGCCCATGGTATCGGATTGCTCATGCACCACCGTGCCGTTCGAATCACGCACCGTAAATTCAACGGTAAAAAACCGGTCAGGGTCCCCTGTCGGAATTTTGTGCCCAGCCCCCGCATTAATCAGGGTCAGCGTCAATTTAACATCGTCACCTGGCTGGGGTGTGGGAGGGTCTGCTTGCACTTGGACAGCGACCGCTCGCTTGACCATGTCCGGATCATGACCTCCCCGCCAGAGATGCCGTCGACCGTATCGGATAGGGCTACCCTTGGCAACCGGCCGCTCGACTTCCGGCATATGACAACTCTGACAAATCAGGCCCTTTTCCTTCATGAAAAACTTGCCCTCATACTCAGGATACGTGCCACAAGGCCCCGCATTGTAGAATTGCATGGGTCCCGATACGACATTATGGCAGCGATAACAGACCTGGGTCGTTCTGAAGGAAGGATCAAATTGGGTGGGATGCGGCGCCGCCGAATCGTCATATGGACCAAGAATCTTCCCATCCCGAACATGACAAGCGGCGCACGTCACACCTTCTTGTTGGTATTCCGCATCGTACCGGTAATTAGGAATTTGAATGGCTTTTTCGACGCGGCCACGGGGAAGATCTTGAATAAGAGTCGGTTGCTGATTTTCCAATGGCGTATGGCAATTCAAACAGACCCAGATATTGTCATCTTTTTTCCAATAGGCTTGAAAAAATGGATCGTGAAAGGCCTTGGCATGAATACTGGATTTCCACTCTTCGTAGATCTCGACATGACAACTTCCACATTCCTCCGCTTTCAAGCTCTGCAATCCCACTGGAATCTGTTGATAGGGAATGGGTTTCGCGTAATCCTCTCGTAAACCAAAGATGACGGTGGGACGAATCTCCGTATAAAAAATGTAGATCCCTACCCCCACCACCAACAGGAGCAACAGCCACGCTTTTCCTCCCCATGATCGCTTGGACTTCATCACATTAATTTTCCAGCAGAGCCTGAAGATGGCGGTCCACGGATTCCGCCAACGCCTTGAGGTGATACCCGCCTTCTAAACATGACACGATTCGCCCACTTGCAAATTTATTTGCAATCTTCAAGACAATCGCCGTCATATCGGCATACCCTTGTGACGTTAAGGCCATACTCGCCAACGGATCATCCCGGTGACCGTCAAATCCGGCAGAAATGAGAATACATTCAGGTTGAAAGTGTTCGGCGGCCGGGACCAAGACCTTCTGGAATATGTCGCGATACTCCTCATCCCCTTGTCCTCCCGAGAGCGGCACATTGATGGTCAGACCTTTCCCTTGACCTGCCCCGGTTTCCGTCGCCCGGCCCGTCCCGGGATAAAATGGGGCCTGGTGGGTGCTAAAAAAAAGGACAGTGGGATCATCATAGAAGGCCTGTTGCGTGCCATTGCCGTGGTGCACATCCCAATCCACAATCATCATCCTCTGTAGTCCATATTGTTGCTGAAGATAACGGGCGGCAATGGCGATGGTATTAAGGAAACAAAACCCCATGGCTTGATCCGCCTCGGCATGATGCCCTGGAGGCCGCACAGCGCAAAAAGCGTGGTCAATCTCGTGGTTCATGATCGCATCCACCGCCGCCAAGCCCCCGCCGACCGCCAGATAGGCCGCCTCCAGCGTTCCTGGACACATCGAGGTATCAGGATCCAGGGAAACATAACCAATTGAGGGGGAGCGTCGTTCAAGGCTCTCCACATAGGACGAGTTGTGGACCAGTTCAATCCATTTCCGCTCGGCCCGTCGTGGGGCGACCTGATGCAACCGGGACCACGTACCCGAACTTTCTAATTGCGCGCGTATGGCACGAAGGCGTTCAGGTGACTCCGGATGGCTTCTGCCCATCTCATGGCGTTCATAGGCCGGATGAGAAACGTATCCAACACGTCCCATACTCATACACTCTCAAAATGGAAAAGGAAATCATGCACAGAGGAAAAATTCGATCAACAATGTCGGCCAAACCATACCTGCGAATTCTGACGAACCGGAAGGAAAAACGCTTTCGATCCTAGCATAGGGAGGTGGCTTAGACAACGCATACACCCGCATGATAGGCTCGATTTCATTCTCGTTCCTCCACCTTCATTTCTGATCGGATCTCAGCCATGGCCAATCCTAAGATCGAACAATTCAAGAAAGTGCTCCAAATGGACCCGAAGGACGAAACCATGTGGTTCGGCCTGGGAAAAGCCTACATGAATGACGAAAACTGGAAAGAGGCCATTCCCGCTTTAGAGCAATGCATTCAGGTGAAACCTGAATATTCAGCCGCCTATTTTGCGTTAGCTCAATCTCTGCACCAGACAGGCGAATTTGAAAAATGCCGGACAATATGCACCCAGGGCATCACCGTGGCAACCCAAAATGGTGATCTCCTCGTCATTAAAAACCTGGAAGCCCTTAAAGCCTCCCTGCCTTCATCCTAACCGCTCGTACCTGCTCCAATCCTTCCCCGCAGTTTCGCTTCACATCCTTTCCTTGATACTCGTGAGTTCCTGGGAGCTAAGTCGATATCGGGCAACCGGGTTCACTGCCAGCAATCGAATTCGAGGGTCGCGTGCATCCCCTGGTGGTCGAGTGACCCACGTGACCTGGCGAATACGAATGGGATTACGTAATTTCTGCGCCGGTGCCTTCCATATGGTCAGCAGGACCGCACTGAACTGAGGGACGTCGACGACCACCCCGACCAACATCGCAGCCAATCGCTGAAGATCCAAGGGAGGAATGTCCTGAGGGCGCCCTTTCCCCCATGGCAAATCGGGAACGCTCACCGCCAGCAACACAGGGGCACAGTACCGTTCTAATTGCCTGGCTTTTTCGGCCATGCGTGACAACAATCGCCTGACCAAGGCCTGTTCAAAAAACTCATCCGAGGATTCCAGAATCTGGTGAGGCTGTGGACGCACCGCCGGTGATTTGCGAGCAGGTCCTTGGGTCGATTGAATCACCGTGACTTCCACAAAAAATCGATGCGTACCTTCATAACACTCCAAGTCCGCCGTTCGACCCCCGGAAGCCTCTAGAAATGCCACGGAAAAGCCAGCCTGTGCGAGAAAATACGCGGTCTCGATCTCCGCATGCGCGGACGCCGCCTGCCTGACCGGACACCGATTTATCTGCTCCCACAATATCGCCAGTCGAGTCTGACTTTCTCCGTCATCACAGGCTTTGGCAAGAGTCTGCCATTGGTGGAGAATCAAATCAGGCTTAGGTTGTAACTTCACGCTCCTCCCTCATGAGCAAAGAAATCGAACCAACAAATGCGATTTTTGGCAATCGCGGCCCATCTCTACGCCCCGACACTCAACCAGTATATCAATTTGAGGCGTCAACAGGCTTTCTTCACTTAGGCAGGAAAGACGCGCAATAGCTTATAACTCACAGGCATACACGGCCTATTCACTAAAGAGAAAAAGACGCGAGAGGCGCAAGCCGAGTGCCGGCTCGGCATTAGGAGTTGAAGGCTTCTGAAGGATGCTTTAATTCTTCGAGTGTAAAATGTTTCGGGAGCATGACCGGGAACACCATACCGATGGGATCGCCCCGCAAAATAGTCGTGGTCTTGTCAGGAGAAGGGTCCAATTGCAGCAGAAAATTCGTCACAAAGGCATCGTGGTCGGGCAGAAAATCATAGGGATTCGGGGTCAGTTTATATTCTTGCGTTTTGATCCCTTCCCAAATGGAGAAAGTCCGGTTGGGAAAATGATAAAAATGGTTGGGCAGATCCTTCATCATCATGCCGACTTGTTTGGGGTAATAAAAACGAATGCCACAATAGAGCTTAGGAAATCCACTATTCAAAATTGTATCAACATACATTCCCGAAAATGACTTATACCCCAGGAGCCGCTCTTCAGGAAGAATGGGCGGAGACTGCCATTCAAAACCAGTGCCTTTTCTGCGAAACCGGCAATCCGCCGGTGAACGGATGAGCCAGCCATATTGCCCTACGGCCCGAACCGGCCCGCAATCATCAGGAAGAACCTTGTATCCGGATGCCGCTAACTCCCGTTGCTCAGGCAAAGGCATGTTGGTCATCAAGGGTCGATGGGGATGAAAATCAAGCTTCAGTCGTTCCGGAGCAAAGGCGGTGGAATATTCCCGCTCCCAATAAATGACCCATTTGTCGTCTGAGGTTCCCGGTATCGAACTCATAGAATGCCCTTCATGGTTGCCCTGGAAACGCCTGCCCTCGCTTGATCATCCACGCCACTTCAGCCACACGCTTTCCCAACGCCCATGCATCGGCACGCTCCGCATCATTAATGCCGGGGCTATCGCCTTCCGTCGTCGCTGAAGCGCCAAACGCCCCTCCGTCACTCACGACAATCATCTTGTTCCCAAGCATGGCTGCAAGGATCGTCAACATCGTTACCTCTTTTCCGCTGGATATTTGCCCACCGGTCGTAAAGGCTGCTCCAACCCTATTACGCATTTTCCATTCAGGATATACACCAAATTCAAACTGCCACCGGTCAAAAAACGCTTTGACCTCACCTGACATATTCGACCAATAGACCGGCGAACCCACGATGACGGCATCGCTGCCAAACAACTCATCGGCGGTCACCTGCCCCACGGTCTTCAGGAGGACGGCGGTCCCTGGTATCGACTCAGCACCCCTTTTCACACTCTTGGCCATCTCGGCCGTATGCCCCGACAGAGAATGATAGGTGACTAAGACCTGAAGGCCATCGGTAGCCTGAGGAGATGCTTGGGGAGATGAAGGTTGAGCGGAAACTTGCACACCTCCACACCACCAAACCAATGAAGACAGACCCACCCAAAGGATTTGTTTCCGAGAAATTTTCATGATGAGGATTGAATTGGAATAGAGGCACCGATTCTTTGCACCTAAAGAACCGATTCAGCGGAAAACCAACCTTCGCTACCGTCGTTCAATTTCTTCGTCTATTTGTTCTTCCACCGATACGTGGGTCAATGCCCCTCGGTAATCACACTTATGACACCGCACCCGGAATTCCTCCAACCACCTCTCTTGCACAAAATGTTGATGACATTTAGGGCACGCAAACACCCCCTTCACATAATGCACCTGTTTTCTATACTTCATGACCACACCCTCCAAAAATTTATAAAAAAAATGCTCGGTGCTAGCCTGCCATAGGCCTTTTTCCAATTGCAAATTGGGAGACAGGATGGCACCCTAGCAACTTCCTGCTCAAGGACCAGTATCCTGGTGGGCTCCAAATACCCTTGAACGTTGTTTTCGTGGAAAGTATTGGTCATGAACCTTTTTGAGTCGGGCTTGCTCCACATGGGTATAGATTTGTGTCGTGGCAATGCTGGCATGGCCAAGCATCATTTGAACCGAACGAAGATCGGCGCCATGATCTAATAAATGCGTGGCAAATGAATGGCGAAGCATATGGGGTGAAATAGGCTTGGTGATGCCTGCGCGAGCCTTACGATCCTTGAGAATTTTCCAAAAACATTGCCGGCTCATGGCCCGACCCAGCCGGGTGAGGAATAAGGCCGAAGACGAACGCTTTTTGACAAAGGCCGGGCGGGAAGACTGCAGATACCCGGAGACCAACTGGCGTGCCTTATCTCCGATGGGAACAATTCGTTGTTTGTCCCGCTTGCCAGTCGCCTGCACAAACCCCACATCCAGATTGAGATGCGCCAATTCCAAATTGATGAGTTCCGATACCCGAAGACCGGTGGCATAGAGCAGTTCCACCATAGCGGCATCACGGAGATCTTCCTTGGTATTCATCACCGGCAAGTTGAGTAATCTGGTTACTTCGGCTTCGGACAACAACTTTGGCAATTGACTCCATTGCTTCGGCGTCCCTTTCAATATACCCTCAAAGGCCGGATCATCCTTTCCCCGTTCAAACGATTTGTAAAAACCCCGGATAGACGCCAGACACCTGGCAATGGAAGAGGAGGACAGCCCCTGGGCTTTCAAACTGTTCAAGAATTGAAACCACAGGGGCTTGGAAAGATGAGTGGGATCGGTAATATCGTATGTTCGAAAAAAGATCTCGAGTTTCCTCAGGTCCCGGCGATAGCTCTCAATGGTGTTTACCGCATAACCCTGCTCGACCTGTAACATCGTGAGATAACGATCAATACATTCCTGCATCAGCTCTTTACACCACCCCCATCTCCAAGAACCTTAAACTTTTTCATGCCC
The Nitrospiraceae bacterium DNA segment above includes these coding regions:
- the lysS gene encoding lysine--tRNA ligase, giving the protein MEELNEQQQQRLEKLHALQNGGLHPFGTRFSTTHTLETILQLYTASTKEELEGTPISCTVAGRIVAMRRFGKAAFAALQEEGHRLQVYLKKDLLGDQSYELSQSFDLGDWIGVEGRLFRTKTDELTVEVHRLTFLTKGLRPLPEKWHGLTDIETRYRQRYVDLIANPSVHQVFRTRSRIINIIRSFLTEREYLEVETPMMHSIPGGATARPFVTHHNTLDVDLYLRVAPELYLKRLIVGGFRRVFEINRNFRNEGISTIHNPEFTMLEFYQAYADYHDLMDLTEQLFHTLSLEVCGDPTVAYQGQNISLAPPWRRVPYLDSIVEVNQLDPEILSDQKKAVDAAKRLGVDCAPQASHVDILVNLFEATVEPTLIQPTFITDFPIEISPLARKKEANPALTDRFELFIGGRELANGFSELNDPLDQRQRFEAQVALRDAGDDEAHYLDEDFIRALEYGMPPTAGEGIGIDRLVMLFTNQASIRDVILFPQLRPDRPL
- a CDS encoding lipoprotein-releasing ABC transporter permease subunit; translated protein: MTLPYEILVGLRYLRAKRRQRTISLNTFISITGITLGVAALIGTLGIMTGFKEDLQSKILGTTAHVIVQERGSNDMKGYADLVDQIEAVPDVIAAAPFIFKQVLVTSKTAVQGIILRGIQPSQEIRVTDLETNMKFGDLADLTRPFTPSTSPDSGRDTPSSTNPPGIILGKELAFRLGVFIGDTINVVSPVGPMTSLTMTPKIRPYTVVGVFESGMFEYDSSLAYISLDEAQKFFNLGETVTGIQVKVNDVFLAQQIAQRLEATLGHIFIARDWMQLNRNLFSALKLEKTMMFLLLVLITLVASFNIVGTLTMIVNEKQREIAILKAMGATPGAIMRIFMLNGLVIGIVGTGIGVPLGYTFLWLIQNYWTFDASVYYISRIPVHILPLDVLLVATSAILISFAATFYPSWQAAKLDPVSALRYE
- a CDS encoding ABC transporter ATP-binding protein, with amino-acid sequence MNNPIDSEFTPQAPLVSIDNLCRSFQMGKQTVHVLNGITMTLARKEMVSIVGASGAGKSTLLHIMGTLDRPTSGKVLFEGKNMFRVSETALAGFRNRSIGFVFQFHHLLPEFTALENTYLPALIQKIPKQQAVDAAKSLLSEVGLSHRLHHKPGELSGGEQQRVAVARALIRHPDLVLADEPTGNLDTHTGDELFELLRKLNHTHGTAFVIVTHNEKLSLQTDRLIQLQDGQIIEDRCLKDKSTITDGS
- a CDS encoding helix-hairpin-helix domain-containing protein: MNRWVVISVVLLLGLPGCMVSKSKYEASVADMESAKAELEKSRMHQEALEEQIRNLKGLNEKVSTDLEKMTTEVQRIKEGRKNEHTLLETRERELDQEKEQLMSKLRVVVDQYQKVKAQNKALKETVLRYQKELKDTRESSIESTSGVMKSSEKPDMAKTEMTPSVNSSPIVSSKPPVPKIVTPPTLPKIGGDLVNINKAPVSDLVLTLGLTREVAEEVVSNRPYRLRGELVAKNIIPKATFDEIKDRITASP
- a CDS encoding acyltransferase, which encodes MSRISGGYYQFSPVFGEVQRNLETILNAIHNFEGHLLVFPELAFSGYQFLSKDEVRELAEDIPSGPAIKALEEAVRGRDLHVVVGLAEQDHDRLFNSAVLIGPKGYIGRYRKTHLFFEETLWFDPGDTGFLVWDIGKAKVGLLVCFDWFFPEAARSLAIKGADILCHPSNLVLPYCPDAMVTRCLENGVFAITANRVGREQRGEKPALPFIGMSEIVAPNGKILCRSSLKDGEVGLCEMDMAEARDKRINPYNDLLKDRRPQWYVL
- a CDS encoding metal-binding protein SmbP — translated: MKKPAVIRGIGLFAILGLLVAGAWGSVALAGTNPHVAEAIAHAEGAVKHGEQGHADALVEHAQEALTHAQGAQKDVKNPHLDEGVHELMEAVEHGKAGHADVGTKHAKSAVMHLKEVK